Proteins found in one Clupea harengus unplaced genomic scaffold, Ch_v2.0.2, whole genome shotgun sequence genomic segment:
- the myadmb gene encoding myeloid-associated differentiation marker homolog, whose translation MPVVVMLSSSLLWSRVLAMLFSCVAFSVAIHGAMVREQPAGDWCLFSWGFSFAGTALVLLVELCGLQSRAPVSWKNFPITFACYASLFCLSASIIFPLYFVKGFQTSNQSYDYRIVSLVFSCLATIAYLTEVSISKARPGELAGYMATVPGLLKVCETFVACIIFVFISDPNAYESHAALKWCMAVYCVCFILSAVVIVLCVGECTGCLPFPFARFLSAYALLAVAMYLSATIIWPIYKFDRKHGGTPTRPSQCGSKPGLCGFDKLMAVAVLTGVNFILYLADLIYSARLVFVSV comes from the coding sequence ATGCCTGTGGTTGTGATGCTCAGCTCCTCGCTGCTGTGGTCGCGTGTGCTGGCCATGCTGTTCTCCTGCGTGGCCTTCAGCGTGGCAATTCATGGCGCAATGGTGAGGGAGCAGCCGGCAGGGGACTGGTGCCTTTTCAGCTGGGGCTTCAGCTTTGCCGGCACGgcactggtgctgctggtggagcTGTGTGGCCTGCAGTCACGCGCACCCGTCTCCTGGAAAAACTTCCCCATCACCTTCGCCTGCTATGCTTCCCTCTTCTGCCTCTCCGCCTCTATCATTTTCCCCCTGTACTTCGTGAAAGGCTTCCAGACGTCCAACCAGTCCTACGACTACCGTATCGTCTCGCTGGTCTTCTCCTGCCTGGCCACCATCGCCTACCTGACAGAGGTGAGCATCAGCAAGGCGCGGCCGGGCGAGTTGGCTGGCTACATGGCCACGGTGCCTGGCCTGCTGAAGGTGTGCGAGACCTTCGTGGCCTGCATCATCTTCGTGTTCATCAGCGACCCCAATGCCTATGAGAGCCACGCGGCTCTCAAGTGGTGTATGGCTGTCTACTGCGTCTGCTTCATCCTGTCGGCCGTGGTCATCGTCCTGTGCGTGGGCGAGTGCACCGGCTGCCTGCCCTTCCCCTTCGCCCGCTTCCTGTCCGCTTACGCCTTGCTGGCGGTCGCCATGTACCTGAGCGCCACCATCATCTGGCCCATCTATAAGTTCGACAGGAAGCACGGGGGAACCCCCACAAGGCCCAGTCAGTGCGGTTCCAAACCGGGGCTTTGCGGCTTTGACAAGCTGATGGCTGTGGCTGTGCTCACTGGTGTAAACTTCATACTGTACTTGGCTGATCTGATATACTCTGCCAGGCtggtgtttgtctctgtttga